In Petrotoga sp. 9PWA.NaAc.5.4, the genomic window AAAGTAGTTATAACACCCAAAGATGACGTAATAACAGAAAGCAATATTGAAAAAGCTTATACGGGAGAAGGTACTTTGATTAATTCAGGTCAGTTCAGTGGATTAAACAGCAAAGAAGCTATAGAAAAAATTACTCAATGGTTAGAAAGAAATAATTTTGGGAAGTTTACTATCCAGTATAAATTGAGAGATTGGTTAATATCAAGGCAAAGATATTGGGGAGCCCCCATTCCTATTATTTATTGTGAAAAATGCGGTGTTGTTCCTGTAGATGAAAAAGATTTACCTGTCAAGTTACCAAGAAACGTTAAATTTGAACCAACGGGAAAAAGTCCTCTAATAAACCACCCTGATTTTGAAGAAACAAAATGTCCTAATTGTGGTGGAAAAGCAAAAAGGGAAGTTGATACTATGGACACCTTTGTGGACAGTTCATGGTATTATTTGAGATATATAAATCCAAAAATGGAAGATAAACCTTTTGACAAACAAGATGTAAATAATTGGTTGCCTGTAGATCAATACATCGGAGGAGTAGAACATGCTATTCTTCACCTTTTATATTCAAGATTTATAACTAAAGTTTTAAAAGATTTAGGTTTTATAGATTTTGAGGAACCTTTTCAAAACCTATTTACACAGGGCATGATATACAGAAATGGTGCTAAAATGTCTAAATCTAAAGGAAATGTAGTCTCTCCAGATGAAATGATTAATTATTTTGGTGCAGACGCTTTAAGAACTTACATACTCTTTATGGCTCCACCTGAAAAAGATGCTGAATGGAATGATTCCGGAATAGAAGGTACTTATAGATTTTTAAATCGGATTTGGAATACTTATTTTGCTATTAAAGACAAAATAAGAAATATAAAGTTTCAACACGTTGATAATCTAAAAAACAAATCGGAAAAATATTTAAGAAGAAAACTTCATCAAACTATTAAAAAGATAACTAACGATATAGAAGGGGATTTCCAATTTAACACTGCTGTAAGTTCTCTTATGGAACTTTTAAATGATTTAAATGATTACTTAAATAAAGTAGAAGAAAAAAACTGGAACTTATATCTTCTTAAAGAGTTTTCAGAAAGTTTTTTACTGATGTTATCGCCTATGGCTCCACATATTAGTGAAGAACTTTGGAGCCTTTTAGGAAAAGAAGAATTAATTACAGATGCTCATTGGCCTGAAGTAGATGAAAAAGCTCTTGAAATTGAAGAAATAACCTTAGCAATTCAGATAAATGGAAAGTTAAGATCACAAATAACAGTTGATGCTGATTTATCTGAAGACCAGATTAAAAATAAGGCTTTAAACGAAGAAAAAGTCAAAAAATATCTTGAAGGAACAGAGGTAAAGAAAATTATTTACGTTCCAGGAAAAATAATAAACATAGTTATAAAATAACTTTTTTCTATTGATAATTAAAAAGTGATTAAGAAAATAGGGACTTTAGAAATGAAAATTTCCTAAAAATAGAATTTTGAATTTAAAATGGGTCTAGGGCGGAGCCCTCTCCCTCTTTCCGCGCTACAAATACCCAAAAAGTTAAAAAATTAAGAATTAGCAAGAATTAGAAGTGGGGAGGTGTTTTTGGAGAAACTAAAATTCAAAACATTTATAGAATCAGAGTTTCAGAATTTCTAAAGTAAGTAAAGTACAAATATCAGAGGAGGTGAAAAAATTTTGTCACTTAATAAACTTTTAACGATACTTTGAGTGACAAAATTTAATACGAAATATGAAAAGTTCAAAAGTTCCCAAACCAACAATAAAAAGACTTGCTTTGTACAATAGATTTCTTACAGAATTAAAAGAATCAGGTGTCAACAAAACTTCCTCTAAAGAAATTGCCGAAGTCCTTAATATCAAAGCGTCCCAGGTAAGAAAGGATCTCTCTTATTTTGGAGAATTTGGTAAAAGAGGGTTTGGTTACGTCGTAGATGATTTGCTTTTTAGAATACAAAAAATTCTTGGCACTGAAAGGATTTGGAACATTGCTTTAATAGGAATAGGTAACTTAGGGAAAGCCATTTCACATTATCCCGAATTAGAAAAGAATAAATTTAAAATCGTATCTGCTTTTGATGTTGATAAAAGAAAGATAAATTCAATATTACTTCCTGGAATTACTATAAAACACATAAATGAAATACATCAAGAAAAACAGAAAAAAAACTTTGAAATAGCCATATTGACGGTTCCAGCAACAGCTGCCCAGCAAGTCACAGATTTATTAGTAAAAGAACAAATAAAAGGTATTTTGAATTTTACCCCCACAACACTTAATGTACCTGATAATATTATGGTTGAAAATGTAGATTTTGTAATTTCACTGAAAACTTTAACTTACGAAATAGTAACTCAGTCTGATATAAATTTTGAATCTAAATAGTGAGTGAAGGAAATCGAAGGAGGAAAAATTATTTGATTACAGTAAATTATCCAATTTCTTTAGAAAGCTTAAAAAAACTAAAAAATGGAGATAAAATATTGTACAGCGGAAAAATAATATTAGTAACCCCAGAGGCATTAAAACGATTAAATAAATACTATCAATTAGAGGGAGTTCCTTTGTTTAATTTTCTCGGAGAAATAGTAACTTGCGGTACTTTAAATTTAGCTCACGGAGAAATCAAAAATATTGACGTTTCCAAAATTTCAGAATATTTTGAATTTCTGTTTTCTGGAGGGACCAATTCTTTAATAGTCGATAAAATCTCCAATAAAATTTTGAATCTTCTTACAATGTATAAAAGACCAATATTTAAAACTTTAGAAAAAACCATAAATTGTGAAAATTCTAAGGTTCTTTTCTATAAAGATATTAAAAACGGTGGAATTATAGAATGCTGGACTAAAAGGCATCCCATCGAAATTATAAGCTTCGAAAATTATGATCTAATTGGAAATATAAACAATGCCTAACTTCAAAACACATATTAGTACAGGTATTTTTATATTTCCTTTTTTCTTTTTGTTGTTCAATTCTATTTACAGTCACCTCTTCTATCCTATTTACTATGTTTCTCATGAAATTTTCATATCTTTCTTACTGTTTGTACTCGGTAGCGACTTCCCGGATGTTGACCATAACTCTTCTTTTATCAACAAACTTTTCAGGTTGCTTTTAATTTTTGGTAGCGTTTTTTATCTTTTTGAATACGATTATTTATATAAAAAATACTTGCGCCCATACTTCAACAACAATGTTTATAGTTTTTTTATAATTCTTGTTGGTACACTTATAGGTATAATTTTGGGTAAAATTTTCAACAAACTTACCAAACATCGCGGAATGTGGCATTCTATAATTACAGGAATAGTGTTGTCTCTTTTTATTTATTTATTAAATTTTAAATATAGATTACCTATAAAAATTTTTTATAGTCTGAGTTTCATGAGTGGATTTAGCATCCATATTATTTTAGATAAAACTTTTCCTTCAAAAAATAACTAAATTTTTTCCTTCTAATCTCAATTTCTTAAAAATTCTTTCCTCAATTTTTTTAAATTCTTAAACATAAGGTTTCGGTTGTTAATTGCTATTATTCTTGAACAAATTAATTTAATTGCTTATAAACGACGTTAAATGAATTTGCATTTTTAGTAAAAATATAATATACTGAAAATGAGAAATGATTCATATATTATTTTTTTATTTTGTAAGAGCTGATTCATATATCATAAATGAAGGAGTGACTTTATGGACAATATTGGAATAATGGGCTTAGGAGTTTACATACCTGATAATTATATTTATGCTGATGAAATAGCAAAAAGAACTAATATACCTCAATGGGTAATTGAAGAAAAATTCGGAATTCTAAAAAAACCTATTCCAGGTCCAAATGATACAACTAGTTTTATGGGAATTCAAGCTGCAAAGGACGCTCTTTCGGATGCAAATATTGATCCTAAAGATATTGATTTAGTTATTTGGAACGGAGCTCAACATAAAGACTATCCATGCTGGCTTGCAAGTTTAAAAGTAGCATATGAAATAGGAGCAACCAATGCTTGGGGATTTGATATGGAAGCTATGTGTGGTTCTATGATGGTAGGAATTGAAACAGCGAAGTCACTTATGATGAATAATGATAGTTTAAACACAGTTCTTCTTGTCAGTGGGTACAGGAACGGAGACTTAATAAATTATTCTGTTCCAGAAACATCTTTTATGTTTGATTTAGGAGCGGGTGGAGCTGCAATGATTTTGAAAAAAAATTTAAATAAAAACATAGTTTTAGAATCTTCTTTTAAAGGCGATGGATCTTTTTCTGAACAATGTGTAATAGAAGTAGGCGGAACTAAAAAGTGGCCCATGCAACCAGAAGATACCACAAAATATTATTTCACGGTCAACGACGCTGAGAAATTTAAAGCTAATCTGAATGAAAAAACCATGCCAAATTTTTATTGGGTAATCAGAGATTCGCTAAAAAAATCTGGCTATGATGAAAAAGATATTGGTTATCTTGCCATTCTTCATTTTAAAAGATCTGCTCATAAAGCTGTCTTACAAGAATTAGGATTAAAAGAAAATCAGACAACTTATTTAGAAAACTATGGCCATCTTGGGCAAAATGATCAGGTTCTATCTATGAAATTAGCTATAAAAGACGGAAAATTAAAGTCTGGTGATTTAGTAGTAATGGTGGGAGCTGGATTAGGTTTCGTATGGGCAGCAACTACAGTAAAATGGGGCACTTTTAAATAATATATGAGTACTTTATAAATAAAGATTTTTTAAAAATAAGCTTTTGAATTTATAGTGGGTTCAGGGTGGAGTTCTCTTCCCCATCTCTGACTAAAAGTATCGAAGAAGTTAAAGAAAAATAGAGAATATCTCAAAATTAGAATTATGGAAACATTTTATAAAAATTCGATGCTAAATATTGGTAAAATCTGAATTTTAGAATTTCTAAAGTGAGTAAAAATCATAATTATAGGAGGCATTAAAATGGATAGAATGAAAGGAAAGGTTTGTGTGGTAACAGGTGGAGCCAGGGGAATTGGTAGAAGTATAGTTGAAAAGTTTTCTGATGAAGGTGCAGAAGTTGTTTTCGCTATAGATATGAACAAAGAACTTCTCGATCAATTAGATAAAGAAACCAAAAAAAATATAAGAGGATATCAGTTAGATGTTACAAATAGAGCTGATATTCAAGAATTTGTTAACAATGTAAAAGAGGAATTTGGAAGGATAGATGTACTTGTAAACAATGCTGGAATCACAAGGGATGCTTTATTGCAAAAAATGTCAGAAGAAGATTGGAATTTAGTAATTGATGTTAATTTAAAAGGTGTATTCAATATGACTCAATTCGTTTCTAATCTCATGTTGGAAAACGGAAAAGGTAGCATAGTAAACATTTCTTCTATTGTAGGTGAAAGAGGAAATATCGGACAAACTAATTACTCGGCATCAAAAGGTGGAGTCATATCAATGACTTATACTTGGGCAAAAGAATTAGCTAGAAAAGGTGCAAATATAAGAGTTAATGCCATAGCTCCAGGATTCATAAAAACACCTATGACTGAAAAAATGCCGGAAAAAGTCTTAGAAAATATTCTTTCCAAAATCACTTTGAAACGTATGGGAGAACCGGAAGAGGTTGCTAATGCTGCATTATTTTTGGCTTGCGATGAATCTTCTTATGTAACGGGACATGTTTTAGATGTAAATGGAGGCACAGTTTTATAAATTTACGGAGGAGGAATAACGTAATGTGGAAAGATAAATATAGAGAAAAATTAAGATCTCTTGATGAAGCAATCTTATCATTACCCAAAAGATGTACAGTTATTGTAAGCATGGCTGCAGCTGAAGCCCAAGGTTTTTTAAGCAATGTACATAAATTCAAGAGTCACTTCGAAAAAATAAAGATAGTTACTTGCTTAGACACAGGTTATTATGATTTCTTTTTGAATAAAGACTATGAAGACAATTATCAATTGCATACCTGGTTTTTCTCTGATTCAACTAGAAAGTCAAAATATAAAGACGAATTAAAAATCTTAGATTTTATCCCCAATAATTTACACATGGCTGGTTTAGATAAAGTTATGGCAGAAAAAGAAGAAGGAAATACAGTAGTTTTTTGGGGAACCTCCGCACCTTTTCAAGAAAAAGCAGGTTATTTTAATTTAGGAATATCAAATGTATATGAAAAAGATATAGCGGAAAATGCCGATATAGTTGTTATGGAAGTTAACGAAAAAATGCCTTTTGTACATGGTGACACTGAATGGCATATAAACAATGTTAATATGATAGTCGAATCAAGTTGGGAAATTCCAGAAATTCCAATAACCGAACCAAAGGAAGAAGAAAGGAAAATTGCTCAACATATAGCTGATCTTATTCCTGATGGAGCTACTTTACAGATAGGAATTGGTGGAATACCCAATGCTGTTGGAAAACTCCTTGAAGATAAAAAAGATTTAGGAGTTCACACAGAGATGCTAACGGAGTCTATGATAGATCTTTTTGAAAAAGGTGTCATAACAAATATGAAAAAATCTTTATGGAAGGGAAAGTTTATTATTGCTTTCGCCTTAGGTACTAAAAAAATGTACGATTTTATAAACAATAATCAAGGAGTTTTTGAACTTAGAGGTAGATACGTCAACGATCCTTATGTAGTATGCCAAAACGACAATATGGTTAGTTTGAATACCGCGATTTCTGTAGATCTCACAGGCCAAGTTGTCTCTGAAGCTATAGGAACTCAACAAATTTCCGGACCCGGCGGACAATTGGATACTCACAGAGGAGCTATAAAGAGCAAGCATGGAAAAGGCATAATTGCACTGAGATCTACGGCAAAAAATGGAACTATTTCTACTATTGTTCCTATGCTACCCCAAGGGACTCCTGTTACAGTCCCAAGACATGATTTAGATTATGTGGCAACAGAATGGGGAATTGTTCATTTAAGAGGCAGAAGTGCTGGAGAAAGGGCGCGAAAATTAATCTCTATAGCTCATCCGGATTACCGAAAGGAATTGGAGAAAAAAGCTATAGAAATGGGATTAATATAAAAATTTTTGAGGTATTTTTGAAAAAATCAAACGTCAAAATATTCATAAAATCTGAGTGTCGTAATTTCTAAAGTAAGTAGTAAAATTCTTAGGCCCTTTAGAAATGAGAACCTTTTAAAAATAAGCTTTTGAATTTATATAGCGAGGTTAGAGGATAGATCCCTCACCACACTCTCGATACAAGTAGCGAAGAAACTAAAAAATAAAGAACAGGTCAAAATCAGAATTGTGGAGGCGTTTTATAAAGATTTAACGTCAAACCATTGATAAAATTTGAATTCTAAAATTTCTAAAGGCAGTATATAAAATTCTTATTAGGAGGTAAGAAATGAACAAAGTTTATATAATATCTGCAAAGAGAACCGCAATCGGCACCTTCGCAGGAACTTTAAAAGACATCTTGGCACCAAAGTTATGTGCAGAAGTGATTAAGAAAGTTATAGAAGATAGCAAAGTAAAGGTAGAAAATATTGATGAAGTGATTGTAGGTAATGTATTAATCGCAGGGCAGGGAATGGGACCAGGTAGACAAGCATCAATATATGCGGGTATACCAGAAGACAAACCTGCATATGTAGTAAATATGCTATGTGGAAGCGGTATGAAAAGCATAATGATTGGTGCTAATGATATTAAAAATGGTGATGCAAATTTAGTTATAGCTGCAGGTATGGAAAGCATGTCAACAGCTCCTTACCTTCTACCTTATACTACACGATTCGGAACAAAATTCGGATCCTATCAAATTCAAGATCATATGATTTTAGACGGCCTAACAGATGTATTCAACAACTATCACATGGGAGTAACGGCTGAAAACGTTGCAAAAAAGTACAATATTTCTCGTGAGGAACAAGATGAGTTTGCATATAACAGCCAAATGAAAGCTAAGATGGCTATTGAATCTGGAAAATTTAAAGACGAAATTATCCCAATAGAGATAAAAACGAAAAAAGAATCCATTATTTTTGCACAAGACGAACATCCAAGGTTTGATTCTTCCTTAGATAAACTCGCTAAATTACAACCTGCATTTATAAAAGATGGGACAGTAACTGCTGGAAATTCTTCAGGTATCAACGATGGAGCAAGTGCCATTTTGTTAGCTTCTCAAGAAACTGTCGAAAAATATAATTTGACCCCTATAGCAGAATTGGTTGGTTACAATCAAGCAGGTGTTGATCCAGCATACATGGGATTAGGACCTGTTCCAGCTATCAAAGGTCTTTTGGAAAGGGTAAAGATACCTTTAGACC contains:
- a CDS encoding metal-dependent hydrolase — its product is MPNFKTHISTGIFIFPFFFLLFNSIYSHLFYPIYYVSHEIFISFLLFVLGSDFPDVDHNSSFINKLFRLLLIFGSVFYLFEYDYLYKKYLRPYFNNNVYSFFIILVGTLIGIILGKIFNKLTKHRGMWHSIITGIVLSLFIYLLNFKYRLPIKIFYSLSFMSGFSIHIILDKTFPSKNN
- a CDS encoding acetyl-CoA C-acetyltransferase — its product is MNKVYIISAKRTAIGTFAGTLKDILAPKLCAEVIKKVIEDSKVKVENIDEVIVGNVLIAGQGMGPGRQASIYAGIPEDKPAYVVNMLCGSGMKSIMIGANDIKNGDANLVIAAGMESMSTAPYLLPYTTRFGTKFGSYQIQDHMILDGLTDVFNNYHMGVTAENVAKKYNISREEQDEFAYNSQMKAKMAIESGKFKDEIIPIEIKTKKESIIFAQDEHPRFDSSLDKLAKLQPAFIKDGTVTAGNSSGINDGASAILLASQETVEKYNLTPIAELVGYNQAGVDPAYMGLGPVPAIKGLLERVKIPLDQIELIELNEAFAAQSLGVITELSSIYGKSKEWFLNRTNVNGGAIALGHPIGASGNRIVVTLLHEMKKRNIEYGLASLCIGGGMGTAVVIKNV
- a CDS encoding acetyl-CoA hydrolase/transferase family protein — protein: MWKDKYREKLRSLDEAILSLPKRCTVIVSMAAAEAQGFLSNVHKFKSHFEKIKIVTCLDTGYYDFFLNKDYEDNYQLHTWFFSDSTRKSKYKDELKILDFIPNNLHMAGLDKVMAEKEEGNTVVFWGTSAPFQEKAGYFNLGISNVYEKDIAENADIVVMEVNEKMPFVHGDTEWHINNVNMIVESSWEIPEIPITEPKEEERKIAQHIADLIPDGATLQIGIGGIPNAVGKLLEDKKDLGVHTEMLTESMIDLFEKGVITNMKKSLWKGKFIIAFALGTKKMYDFINNNQGVFELRGRYVNDPYVVCQNDNMVSLNTAISVDLTGQVVSEAIGTQQISGPGGQLDTHRGAIKSKHGKGIIALRSTAKNGTISTIVPMLPQGTPVTVPRHDLDYVATEWGIVHLRGRSAGERARKLISIAHPDYRKELEKKAIEMGLI
- the fabG gene encoding 3-oxoacyl-[acyl-carrier-protein] reductase, translating into MDRMKGKVCVVTGGARGIGRSIVEKFSDEGAEVVFAIDMNKELLDQLDKETKKNIRGYQLDVTNRADIQEFVNNVKEEFGRIDVLVNNAGITRDALLQKMSEEDWNLVIDVNLKGVFNMTQFVSNLMLENGKGSIVNISSIVGERGNIGQTNYSASKGGVISMTYTWAKELARKGANIRVNAIAPGFIKTPMTEKMPEKVLENILSKITLKRMGEPEEVANAALFLACDESSYVTGHVLDVNGGTVL
- a CDS encoding 3-oxoacyl-ACP synthase, producing the protein MDNIGIMGLGVYIPDNYIYADEIAKRTNIPQWVIEEKFGILKKPIPGPNDTTSFMGIQAAKDALSDANIDPKDIDLVIWNGAQHKDYPCWLASLKVAYEIGATNAWGFDMEAMCGSMMVGIETAKSLMMNNDSLNTVLLVSGYRNGDLINYSVPETSFMFDLGAGGAAMILKKNLNKNIVLESSFKGDGSFSEQCVIEVGGTKKWPMQPEDTTKYYFTVNDAEKFKANLNEKTMPNFYWVIRDSLKKSGYDEKDIGYLAILHFKRSAHKAVLQELGLKENQTTYLENYGHLGQNDQVLSMKLAIKDGKLKSGDLVVMVGAGLGFVWAATTVKWGTFK
- the leuS gene encoding leucine--tRNA ligase — protein: MEKSYNPKEIEKKWQEIWNEKHIFQTPNKSEKPKYYDLVMFPYPSGTLHVGHVKNYVIGDVVARYKRMKQFNVLHPFGFDAFGLPAENAAIDKGNIHPEDWTLKNIEIIRNQIKKLGISYDWSREVITCKEDYYKWTQWIFLQLYKNGLAYKKKAPVNWCPHCKTVLANEQVVNGKCERCGTNVEIKQLEQWYFKITDYAEKLLEDLEKLPGWPENVKTMQKNWIGKSIGAEVEFKIIGTDRTLKIFTTRPDTLWGVTFMALAPESPLVEELTTSDNIGKVHEFLRKVSLEDRFKRIAEEATKEGVFTGSYAINPVNGEKIPIYVANYILYEYGTGAIMAVPAHDQRDFEFAKKYNIPIKVVITPKDDVITESNIEKAYTGEGTLINSGQFSGLNSKEAIEKITQWLERNNFGKFTIQYKLRDWLISRQRYWGAPIPIIYCEKCGVVPVDEKDLPVKLPRNVKFEPTGKSPLINHPDFEETKCPNCGGKAKREVDTMDTFVDSSWYYLRYINPKMEDKPFDKQDVNNWLPVDQYIGGVEHAILHLLYSRFITKVLKDLGFIDFEEPFQNLFTQGMIYRNGAKMSKSKGNVVSPDEMINYFGADALRTYILFMAPPEKDAEWNDSGIEGTYRFLNRIWNTYFAIKDKIRNIKFQHVDNLKNKSEKYLRRKLHQTIKKITNDIEGDFQFNTAVSSLMELLNDLNDYLNKVEEKNWNLYLLKEFSESFLLMLSPMAPHISEELWSLLGKEELITDAHWPEVDEKALEIEEITLAIQINGKLRSQITVDADLSEDQIKNKALNEEKVKKYLEGTEVKKIIYVPGKIINIVIK
- a CDS encoding redox-sensing transcriptional repressor Rex encodes the protein MKSSKVPKPTIKRLALYNRFLTELKESGVNKTSSKEIAEVLNIKASQVRKDLSYFGEFGKRGFGYVVDDLLFRIQKILGTERIWNIALIGIGNLGKAISHYPELEKNKFKIVSAFDVDKRKINSILLPGITIKHINEIHQEKQKKNFEIAILTVPATAAQQVTDLLVKEQIKGILNFTPTTLNVPDNIMVENVDFVISLKTLTYEIVTQSDINFESK